The genomic DNA CGCGCAGCCGGTCGACCGTCGCCGTGTCACCGGTGAGCGCCGCGATGGCGGCCTCCTGCACCGCCTGGAACACCCCCGAGTCGACGTTGGTCTTCACCGTGCCGAGCCCCGCGATCAGCTCCGGGTGCCCGACCGCGAAGCCAACGCGCCAGCCCGTCATGCTGAAGGTCTTCGACAGCGAGTGGAACTCGATCGCCACCTCGCGGCCGCCGGGGACCTCCAGGATGCTCGGTGGCCGCTCGCCGAAGTAGATCTCGGCGTAGGCGGCGTCGTGGCAGATGACGATGTCGTGGCGCTCGGCGAAGCGGACAGCGTCGGCGAAGAAGGCGCGCGGGGCGACGGCTGCGGTCGGGTTGTTCGGATAGTTGAGCCAGAGGAGCTTCGCCCGGCGCGCGACCTCGACGGGGACGGCCCCGAGGTCGGGGAGGAAGCCGTTCTCGCGCCGGAGCGGCAGGCGGT from Deltaproteobacteria bacterium includes the following:
- a CDS encoding aminotransferase class I/II-fold pyridoxal phosphate-dependent enzyme; this translates as ATEVVTLIGSKEGIANMAVAFVDPGDVVLVPDPGYPVYHIGTTFNGGTTYRLPLRRENGFLPDLGAVPVEVARRAKLLWLNYPNNPTAAVAPRAFFADAVRFAERHDIVICHDAAYAEIYFGERPPSILEVPGGREVAIEFHSLSKTFSMTGWRVGFAVGHPELIAGLGTVKTNVDSGVFQAVQEAAIAALTGDTATVDRLRALYRERRDVLVGGLRDVGLACDPPGGTFYVWVPVPRGLSAAGLASRCLEEAHVVVTPGNGFGDAGEGYIRLTLCSPSERLREAVERLRGLHL